A single window of Rhizobium indicum DNA harbors:
- a CDS encoding metal-dependent hydrolase: MKITWLGHSAFRIETSKAKILLDPFLSYNASFSGQDIKDVSAGITHILLTHGHGDHVGDTVALAKETGAVVLANADLAAWLGSKGVDKIEMGNTGGTIALGSFSATFTNALHSSAQITEDGVSHALGNANGLMLHFDDEASILAMGDTDIFSDMALINELHQPDIGFVPVGDRFTMGGAVAALACRRYFNFKTAIPCHYGTFPIIDQTAEKFVAGMDGSKTDVKAIRPSESLSI; encoded by the coding sequence ATGAAGATCACCTGGCTCGGCCATTCCGCCTTCCGCATCGAGACATCAAAGGCGAAGATCCTGCTCGATCCATTCCTCAGCTATAACGCCTCCTTTTCCGGCCAGGATATCAAGGATGTGTCCGCCGGCATCACCCACATCCTGTTGACGCATGGCCATGGCGATCATGTCGGCGATACCGTGGCACTCGCCAAGGAAACCGGTGCCGTGGTTCTCGCCAATGCCGATCTCGCCGCCTGGCTCGGCTCCAAGGGCGTCGACAAGATCGAGATGGGCAATACCGGCGGCACGATCGCGCTCGGCAGCTTCTCGGCAACTTTCACCAATGCGCTGCACTCCTCCGCCCAGATCACCGAGGACGGCGTCTCGCATGCGCTCGGCAACGCCAACGGCCTGATGCTGCATTTCGACGACGAAGCCTCGATCCTTGCCATGGGCGATACCGACATCTTCTCCGACATGGCGCTGATCAACGAATTGCACCAGCCTGATATCGGCTTCGTGCCGGTTGGCGACCGCTTCACCATGGGCGGCGCTGTGGCAGCACTTGCCTGCCGGCGCTATTTCAACTTCAAGACCGCGATCCCCTGCCACTACGGCACCTTTCCGATCATCGACCAGACGGCTGAAAAATTCGTTGCCGGCATGGACGGATCGAAGACGGATGTGAAGGCGATCAGGCCTTCCGAGAGCCTGTCGATCTGA
- the ruvX gene encoding Holliday junction resolvase RuvX, whose protein sequence is MTVLTIEEMAETLAPRQAIAGLDLGTKTIGLSMSDLGRRFATPRTVIRRVKFTIDAQALLDFATAEKVAGFIIGLPMNMDGSAGPRVQATRAFVRNMEQKTALPFVYWDERLSTVAAERTLLEMDVSRAKRAERIDSAAASFILQGALDRLSLLARSDGDEFSA, encoded by the coding sequence ATGACGGTGCTGACAATCGAGGAAATGGCCGAGACGCTTGCCCCGCGACAGGCGATTGCCGGCCTCGATCTCGGCACCAAAACAATCGGGCTTTCGATGTCCGATCTCGGGCGGCGTTTCGCCACGCCGCGCACGGTGATCCGCCGCGTCAAGTTCACCATCGATGCCCAGGCGCTGCTGGATTTCGCGACGGCGGAAAAGGTCGCAGGCTTCATCATCGGCCTGCCGATGAACATGGATGGATCGGCGGGTCCGCGCGTGCAGGCAACGCGCGCCTTCGTGCGCAACATGGAGCAGAAGACGGCGCTGCCCTTTGTCTATTGGGATGAGCGGCTTTCGACGGTTGCGGCCGAACGGACGTTGCTCGAAATGGACGTCTCGCGCGCCAAGCGGGCCGAACGGATCGATTCGGCCGCGGCAAGCTTCATCCTTCAGGGCGCGCTCGACAGGCTTTCCTTGCTGGCAAGGTCTGATGGAGACGAATTCAGCGCCTGA
- a CDS encoding DUF6105 family protein produces MKWFLIFWAGPIVFLGGWYWLSYYDMSFGIFMLSRQVHDLTFELYGKALGIPPETIPPLVARAIAVDSLVVFAILAFRKRKSIIGWWRARQALNSSPSDLASKESLSSAP; encoded by the coding sequence ATGAAGTGGTTTCTGATCTTCTGGGCCGGCCCCATCGTCTTTCTGGGCGGATGGTACTGGCTCTCCTATTACGACATGAGTTTCGGCATCTTCATGCTGAGCCGGCAGGTCCATGACCTGACCTTCGAGCTTTACGGCAAGGCGCTCGGCATTCCACCGGAGACCATCCCGCCGCTCGTTGCGCGCGCGATCGCAGTCGACAGCCTCGTCGTCTTCGCCATCCTGGCCTTCCGGAAGCGCAAGTCGATCATCGGCTGGTGGAGGGCGCGTCAGGCGCTGAATTCGTCTCCATCAGACCTTGCCAGCAAGGAAAGCCTGTCGAGCGCGCCCTGA
- a CDS encoding TetR/AcrR family transcriptional regulator: MLNEAVNLENSPGTGEGPERRVRDRGATERAILAAAKGLLAEEGFQNFGINAVARRAGCDKQLIYRYYGGLDGLVEAIGADLGTWVKDRIPEDAGGMFLLTYGDLMERLSLLLLDALRNDPLMRRILAWEISENTEQVRRLSEARSKALALWLERMRGSLAPPKGVDAAAVNAVVIAAIQHLVLAAAAGGQCAGLSLKTPKDWEKAATALKRIVRGVYG; this comes from the coding sequence ATGCTGAATGAAGCCGTAAATCTTGAAAATTCACCCGGGACCGGCGAGGGGCCGGAACGGCGGGTGCGGGATCGCGGCGCCACCGAGCGCGCCATCCTTGCCGCCGCCAAGGGGCTGCTCGCCGAGGAAGGCTTCCAGAACTTCGGCATCAATGCGGTCGCCCGCCGCGCCGGTTGCGACAAGCAGCTGATCTATCGTTACTATGGCGGCCTCGACGGTTTGGTCGAGGCGATCGGCGCCGATCTCGGCACATGGGTGAAGGATCGCATTCCGGAAGACGCCGGCGGCATGTTCCTGCTCACCTATGGCGACCTGATGGAGCGGCTGTCGCTTCTACTCCTCGACGCCTTGAGAAACGATCCGCTGATGCGCCGCATCCTCGCCTGGGAGATATCGGAAAACACCGAGCAGGTGAGGCGCTTGTCCGAGGCGCGTTCGAAGGCGCTCGCCTTGTGGCTCGAGCGCATGCGCGGCTCGCTGGCGCCGCCGAAGGGGGTGGATGCGGCAGCCGTCAACGCCGTCGTCATCGCCGCGATCCAGCACCTTGTGCTCGCCGCCGCAGCCGGCGGGCAGTGCGCCGGCCTGTCGCTGAAAACACCCAAGGACTGGGAGAAGGCGGCAACGGCGCTGAAGCGCATCGTGCGTGGCGTCTACGGCTGA
- the map gene encoding type I methionyl aminopeptidase has product MVNYIEASTAPPKNTGAIRLYDAQAFEGMRKACQLTARCLDALADIVKPGLLTDEIDRFVFDFGMDHGAYPATLNYRGYTKSTCTSINHVVCHGIPNDKPLRDGDIVNIDVTFVLDGWHGDSSRMYPVGVVKRAAERLLEVTYESLMRGIAAVRPGARTGAIGEAIQTYAEAERCSVVRDFCGHGVGRLFHDSPNILHYGRANEGPELREGMIFTIEPMINLGRPHVKVLADGWTAVTRDRSLSAQYEHTVGVTSDGCEIFTLSPGGLDRPGLPSHNG; this is encoded by the coding sequence ATGGTGAACTATATCGAAGCCTCTACTGCGCCCCCGAAGAATACGGGCGCCATCCGGCTTTATGACGCGCAAGCATTCGAGGGCATGCGCAAGGCATGCCAGCTGACCGCGCGCTGCCTCGATGCGCTTGCCGACATCGTCAAGCCCGGCCTGCTGACCGATGAGATCGACAGGTTCGTCTTCGATTTCGGCATGGATCACGGCGCCTATCCGGCCACGCTGAACTATCGCGGTTATACCAAATCGACCTGCACCTCGATCAACCACGTCGTCTGCCACGGCATTCCGAACGACAAGCCGCTACGTGATGGCGATATCGTCAATATCGACGTCACCTTCGTGCTCGACGGATGGCACGGCGATTCCAGCCGGATGTATCCCGTCGGCGTCGTCAAGCGTGCTGCCGAGCGGCTGCTCGAAGTGACCTATGAATCGCTGATGCGCGGCATTGCCGCCGTCAGGCCCGGCGCCCGCACCGGCGCGATCGGCGAGGCGATCCAGACCTATGCAGAGGCCGAGCGCTGTTCGGTGGTGCGCGATTTCTGCGGCCACGGTGTCGGCCGGCTGTTCCACGATTCGCCGAATATCCTGCATTACGGCCGCGCCAATGAGGGGCCGGAGCTGCGCGAAGGCATGATCTTCACCATCGAGCCGATGATCAACCTCGGCCGGCCACATGTGAAGGTGCTGGCCGACGGCTGGACAGCGGTCACTCGCGACCGCTCGCTGTCGGCGCAGTATGAACATACCGTCGGCGTCACCTCCGATGGCTGCGAGATCTTCACGCTGTCGCCGGGTGGGCTCGACCGCCCCGGCCTGCCGTCACACAACGGGTGA
- the radC gene encoding RadC family protein — MAKGPVSTSSDDELPFPTQESLAADERSFFGGRPQKPSAPNARTALPASLAGPEHYHGHRERLRDRFRELGDTALADYEILELLLFRLIPRRDTKPIAKALIERFGSLSGVFGAPQALLMEVKGVGEAVALDLKLISTVAHRTLKSELRSKQVLSSWSSVIQYCHAAMAHETREQFRILFLDKRNVLIADEVQGRGTVDHTPVYPREVVKRALELSATAMILVHNHPSGDPTPSRADIDMTKVIIDAAKALDITVHDHVIIGRDGHVSLKGLKLI, encoded by the coding sequence ATGGCGAAGGGCCCCGTTTCGACATCTTCCGACGACGAGCTGCCTTTCCCAACGCAAGAGTCCCTTGCCGCCGACGAACGCTCGTTCTTTGGCGGACGGCCGCAAAAGCCGTCCGCGCCGAATGCCAGGACCGCCCTGCCCGCCTCGCTCGCCGGCCCTGAGCATTATCACGGCCATCGCGAGCGGTTGCGTGACCGCTTCCGGGAGCTCGGCGACACCGCGCTGGCCGACTACGAAATCCTCGAACTGCTGCTTTTCCGCCTGATCCCGCGGCGCGACACCAAGCCGATCGCCAAGGCACTGATCGAGCGGTTCGGCTCGCTCTCCGGCGTCTTCGGTGCGCCTCAGGCGCTGCTGATGGAGGTTAAGGGCGTCGGCGAGGCCGTGGCGCTCGACCTGAAGCTGATCTCGACTGTCGCCCACCGGACGCTGAAGAGCGAACTCAGGAGCAAACAGGTCCTGTCCTCGTGGTCTTCGGTCATCCAATATTGCCATGCCGCCATGGCGCACGAGACCCGCGAACAGTTCCGCATCCTTTTCCTCGACAAGCGCAATGTGCTGATCGCCGACGAGGTGCAGGGCCGCGGTACGGTCGACCATACGCCGGTCTATCCGCGCGAGGTGGTCAAACGCGCGCTCGAGCTTTCGGCAACGGCGATGATCCTGGTGCACAACCACCCCTCCGGCGACCCGACGCCATCGCGCGCCGACATCGACATGACGAAGGTGATCATCGATGCCGCCAAGGCGCTCGATATCACCGTCCACGACCACGTCATCATCGGTAGGGACGGCCATGTCAGCCTGAAGGGGCTGAAGCTGATCTGA